Proteins from a genomic interval of Nerophis lumbriciformis linkage group LG01, RoL_Nlum_v2.1, whole genome shotgun sequence:
- the LOC133612420 gene encoding HLA class I histocompatibility antigen, C alpha chain-like, giving the protein MAENWSDTAAAFSPLFTVSMQSIPHSADTEQLMCSFLSTCSEILDSLHIYQRMKGCEWNDETDEIKSWRQSSYDGEDFLALDTKTWTWTAAKPQAVPIKQKLDRDRAYMDYLKFYHTGICVHYLKKYVNFSRDVLMRTVLPEVFLLQKTPSSPVSCFATGFYPSSAALFWRKDGKDLHENVVHGEMLPNPDGTFQMTVDLKVEVTAKVEGKYECVFQLSGVKEDLVTKLERRSIMSNASNEGEKDTLSGNITSANQRHWRYFIRTSTIIDPCHKNNAGHR; this is encoded by the exons atggctgagaactG GTCTGACACTGCAGCTGCCTTCTCTCCTTTGTTCACTGTGTCCATGCAGAGTATACCACACTCTGCAGACACCGAACAATTGATGTGCTCTTTTCTTTCCACATGTTCTGAGATTCTGGACA GTCTTCACATTTACCAAAGGATGAAAGGctgtgaatggaatgatgaaacTGATGAAATCAAGAGTTGGAGACAGTCCAgttatgatggagaagatttTTTAGCGTTAGACACCAAGACATGGACATGGACTGCAGCAAAACCACAAGCCGTCCCAATCAAACAAAAGTTGGACCGTGATCGAGCTTATATGGATTACTTAAAGTTTTACCACACTGGGATCTGTGTTCATTacttgaaaaagtatgtgaactttagtagagatgtcctaatgagaacag TGCTTCCAGAAGTGTTTCTCCTCCAGAAGACGCCGTCCTCTCCGGTCAGCTGCTTCGCGACAGGTTTCTACCCCAGCAGTGCGGCCttgttttggaggaaagacggcaAGGATCTCCACGAGAACGTGGTGCACGGAGAAATGCTGCCCAACCCTGATGGAACCTTCCAGATGACCGTGGATctgaaagtggaggtgacggccaaagtggagggcaagtacgaatgtgtgtttCAGCTGTCTGGTGTCAAAgaggacctggtcaccaagctggagagaagaagcatcATGAGCAACGCAAGCAATGAAGGTGAGAAGGACACTTTAAGTGGAAATATTACGTCCGCAAATCAAAGAcattggagatattttatcagaaCTTCCACCATTATTGATCCATGTCACAAGAACAATGCTGGACATCGATAG
- the LOC140679322 gene encoding THAP domain-containing protein 6-like, which produces MDGWMGFHTGFLQLVKARATSTSRRAEESLSLVSRDSPEIATSHPQPQLNYDHSYAFPASPTALKAKVNEHLARVESLEQEKKNAMSREKRAKTTVKGLLGDLRDKNLINEELSEKLAFYSDSLVFEPDT; this is translated from the exons TTGGTAAAGGCCAGGGCTACGTCTACCTCCAGAAGAGCTGAAGAAAGCCTGTCCTTGGTCTCTAGGGATTCCCCAGAAATTGCAACCTCACACCCACAACCTCAGCTTAATTAT GATCATAGCTATGCCTTTCCTGCTTCTCCTACCGCGCTTAAGGCCAAAGTCAACGAACATTTGGCAAGAGTGGAAAGTCTGGAGCAAGAGAAGAAGAATGCCATGTCCAGAGAAAAGAGGGCAAAGACCACAGTCAAGGGTCTTTTGGGGGATTTGAGGGACAAGAACCTCATTAATGAAGAGCTCAGTGAGAAGCTTGCATTCTACTCAG atagtttggtgtttgaacctgacacatag